A single window of Martelella sp. NC20 DNA harbors:
- the bcp gene encoding thioredoxin-dependent thiol peroxidase, with protein MTELQEGHKAPDFSLSVSEGETFALADAEGKNLVLYFYPKDDTKGCTVEAIAFTALAESFEKANTIVLGISPDGVASHAKFAKKHSLSVLLGADENHAVAEAYGVWKEKSMYGKTFMGIERSTFLIAPDGTLKRIWRKVKADGHAEAVLEAINGT; from the coding sequence TTGACCGAATTGCAAGAAGGCCACAAGGCCCCCGATTTTTCCCTGTCGGTTTCCGAGGGAGAGACCTTCGCGCTGGCCGATGCGGAGGGCAAGAACCTGGTGCTCTATTTCTACCCGAAGGACGACACCAAGGGCTGCACCGTCGAGGCGATCGCCTTCACGGCCCTTGCCGAAAGCTTCGAAAAGGCGAACACCATCGTTCTCGGCATCTCGCCCGACGGCGTAGCGAGCCATGCGAAATTCGCAAAGAAACACAGCCTTTCCGTCTTGCTGGGCGCCGACGAAAACCACGCGGTGGCCGAAGCCTATGGCGTGTGGAAGGAAAAGAGCATGTACGGCAAGACCTTCATGGGGATCGAACGCTCGACCTTCCTGATCGCGCCGGACGGCACGCTGAAACGCATCTGGCGCAAGGTCAAGGCGGACGGCCATGCCGAGGCCGTGCTTGAGGCCATCAACGGCACGTGA